From the Lolium rigidum isolate FL_2022 chromosome 2, APGP_CSIRO_Lrig_0.1, whole genome shotgun sequence genome, one window contains:
- the LOC124690976 gene encoding acyl-CoA-binding domain-containing protein 4-like: MGQEGATNGGEERAGLADAPYDRWVLLRPAEGSSRPSARYKHAAEVVQDKLYVVGGSRNGRSLSDVQVFDFKTSKWSVLNPSQDSSQLNIENNAGNQQFPPLVGHSLVKWKNNLLVVAGNSRAAASNKVSVWLIDVETNSWSAVDTHGKVPIARVGQSVSLVGSRLIMFGGEDNKRRLLSDLHVLDLETMMWEEVTTEKGGPAPRYDHSAAVYADNYLLIFGGSSHSTCFSDLYLLDLQSLEWSQPDTQGANITPRSGHAGTMIDENWYIVGGGDNASGSTDTIVMNAAKFVWSVVTSVTVRDPLACEGLTLCSTTVDGEKVLIAFGGYNGKYNNEVFVMKPKPRNFVQPRLLQSPAAAAAAASVTAAYAVITAADEKTKDIVATDDLDVKRAEPGSSSKQIVAEVDALNGEKVELESRLTEVRAENTKLKDKLDMVKLSYGELTKELRSVQNQLAAEGSRCQKLESQIAAAHKRLESAGSLENELEVLQQQISQVEQTMTSSQRRKSGGVWKWVAGSAEVSDNE, from the exons ATGGGGCAGGAGGGCGCCACCAACGGCGGCGAGGAGCGGGCCGGCCTCGCGGACGCGCCGTACGACCGCTGGGTCCTGCTCCGCCCCGCCGAGGGCTCCTCCCGCCCGTCCGCCCGCTACAAG CATGCTGCGGAGGTGGTTCAAGACAAACTTTATGTGGTCGGGGGAAGTCGAAATGGCCGTTCTCTGTCAGATGTTCAG GTTTTTGATTTTAAGACATCCAAGTGGTCAGTGTTGAATCCCAGTCAAGATTCAAGTCAATTGAATATTGAAAATAATGCTGGGAACCAGCAATTTCCACCATTAGTCGGCCACAGTTTG GTCAAGTGGAAGAATAATCTTCTAGTTGTAGCTGGGAACTCGAGAGCAGCAGCATCGAATAAGGTTTCAG TTTGGCTTATCGATGTGGAAACAAATAGCTGGTCTGCTGTTGATACGCATGGAAAAGTTCCA ATAGCCCGAGTCGGCCAATCTGTATCACTAGTTGGTTCTAGATTAATAATGTTTGGTGGAGAGGATAACAAGAGGAGACTTCTGAGCGATCTTCATGTACTTGACTTGGAGACAATGATGTGGGAAGAGGTTACAACAGA GAAAGGTGGCCCAGCTCCTAGGTATGATCATTCGGCTGCTGTTTATGCTGATAATTATCTTCTAATCTTTGGCGGTTCCTCTCACTCCACATGCTTCAGTGATCTGTACTTGCTTGACTTGCAAAGT CTGGAGTGGTCTCAACCTGACACTCAAGGTGCAAATATAACTCCTAGGAGTGGCCATGCTGGTACAATGATTGATGAAAACTGGTACATAGTTGGTGGTGGAGATAATGCAAGTG GTTCCACTGATACAATTGTAATGAATGCTGCCAAGTTTGTCTGGTCCGTGGTCACCAGTGTGACAGTCCGAGATCCACTCGCTTGTGAG gGTCTAACTCTTTGCTCAACCACGGTTGATGGTGAAAAGGTTCTAATTGCCTTTGGCGGTTATAATGGGAAATACAACAATGAG GTCTTTGTGATGAAACCCAAGCCAAGAAATTTTGTGCAACCTCGGCTTCTCCAATCTCCAGCtgctgccgccgctgctgcttcTGTGACAGCTGCCTATGCTGTAATAACTGCTGCTGATGAGAAAACTAAAGATATTGTTGCTACTGATGATTTAGATGTGAAGAGAGCTGAACCTGGAAGTTCTTCCAAACAAATTGTTGCTGAAGTTGATGCACTTAATGGGGAGAAAGTAGAACTAGAGTCTCGGCTGACAGAAGTTCGTGCTGAAAACACAAAGCTAAAGGATAAACTAGATATGGTGAAGTTGTCCTATGGTGAATTAACAAAG GAACTTCGATCTGTTCAAAATCAGCTAGCCGCTGAAGGTTCAAGATGCCAGAAACTGGAG TCCCAAATTGCTGCTGCACACAAAAGGTTGGAATCTGCTGGTTCTTTGGAAAATGAACTTGAAGTATTGCAGCAACAAATATCTCAGGTGGAACAAACCATGACATCTTCTCAAAGACGGAAATCTGGGGGTGTATGGAAGTGGGTGGCAGGAAGTGCAGAGGTCTCCGACAACGAATAG